Genomic window (Acropora muricata isolate sample 2 chromosome 11, ASM3666990v1, whole genome shotgun sequence):
CAAGAGAATTTCGCCCATCATTGCGAATGCTGAAAATGAACTGCGAAAATACGCTTTGTCATTATTTCTGACCTACGAATTGACGATACCTTCTTGCTTTTGGAGCTCCTAAACAAACGGCAACATTATTCATCATCTTGATAAAATTCTTTCCTTGGATAGAAAGGTAGAAGTTAACTCTTCCCTTTCAACTTATTGGCTGGAGCCCGAAAAATTCCCCAAAGCCACCTTACAGTATCTTTCCACTTCATTGGCCGACGCCTTGCCCTTTTTGCCCActtaatcatatttcaagaccTAAAAACGATAACAGATTATTAACCGCTCCAAGACATGCAACGGTGAGAGGAATTATGCATGGTAGCACATCTTTGTAGTAGAGAATGTCTTAGGCAAAACTACATATGAGTTACCCCTTAATAAATGCTGAAGAAGAATTGAACTTGTCTGATGACAGAAAGCAACATCTATTTCATTTCAAACAGAACTTCtgcctgttttctttttgtctgttgaggTTTATCATTAGCATTGCTAAAATGTACATATAGCGTCGACTCTTCATGCTACTTTTTCCATCCATATCGGCTGCAGTTCTATTCTCGCGTTGCTTTCAATCTATCTTATTTTCCCCTTAGCAGACGTTTCGAGTTTGACACCGTGATATTCTGCAGGCATTTCGCGTGACCCTTCTCTAACTACAGGATCGAGAGTTCGAGAGTGACGGTTCGGTTTCAAACGATTTCGCTTTTCAACGAACGACACGAGGGTGCTGATGAGAAAATGGAGGTTAAAGGGGGTATTAAAGAGATATAAATGTCCCCAAGAGGGGTAGGGTAGCTAAAATTTTACGAGGAAAATGTGAAAATTAATctaacaaaatgaaacactgTAAATGCTTTAATACGCAGAAGGCTGAGGGGTGGGCAGGGGTTTCTCAAGTTTTTGGGTTTCTGAATGAGGGTTCCAGAAAATGTTTAATGAAGCAAGTGTTGCGGCTGGGTCCCCTGTGTTTTTTGCCTTGGTATTTTCCCGCCGTTTTTTAGAACCATAAAAGTCTAGCTGTGCGAAGTTACTCGATATGTCATTTGTTTTGGAGCGATTCACTCGAAGTAACGGCGACGTTTTCAAGGTCTTGATGGTCTTGGGCTGACTTGAACAGCATGTATCTTCCTGTTTTGTACGGACTGATTGGTGTGTCCAAATAAAAAGCGTTAACGCCAGTTTACTAGTGAATTTGCTTCTACAGTTACTTCGGATTGCTGTTGGACTGTTGGTTGAATCGAGTTTTATCATTGTCTTCGATTTGCTGGAGTTTGTCGACGAAGTAAAAATCTCATCGAAAGCAAATTATTGTCCGTCTACgaagaattttgttttgttgatatATTGAGCTGTCTTGAATTAAATTCTTCATGTCTGCGTGCGAGTCGGCGAATGTTTACATCGAAAGCAACGGAATGATTGCTGCAGGCGAAACGGCGGCTATTTTGGAGACTGACCTTTCGCCTTGCAATCCACAAGCAAATTCTACAGCGATAGATGCCCTTGCAATTGAGTCGGGTTACGTGACGAAGAAGGGCGAAGCGACAAATTTACCTTTGAACGATGAAGTTGATTTCCTTGAGAAATTCAGGAATGGACAGGGACTCGGAAATGAGGACAAGACCGTGATCGAAAATCCCAACCCGGATAGTGCATTTGGTGGCACCGCGAGCATCGGCGGGAGAAGAGAACGCAAGTTAACAGAGAAGGGTAAAGCCTATAAACTTGTTCAAAGTGTCCGTGAGCGAAAGAGGCTGAAGAGAGAAATACAGGCACAAATTGCTAATATTCAAACACTCATGGGACTGAGTAAAAACTTGGAACGAGTCAGCCAAGAATGCATTGAATTAAATGAACGATTCAAGTCGTTTGGGGATCTTCACGAAGAGATCCAGGACTTACTGAGTGGAGAAGAGCTGGCACAGGACCACCAGGTTTACATTAATTTGCATGAAAAGATAGTTCCCTTACGTTAAGTGGTTCGGGAATGGATGGCCAATGCAGAACAGCAAATTAGAGAtgaagaaagagaaaggaattCAACCAAGTCAAGTGTGAAGTCTAAAATTAGTAAAGCCTCGCGTGCATCCACCACCTCCTCCAGAGCAAGAGCTTTAGAAGCCAAAGCCAAGGAAGTTGAATTAAGGGCGAGGATCGCGCAACTCGATCACGTGGAAACTGCAAAAAGAGAAGCAGAAAGAACCAGGCTGACGGCTGAGTGTGCCATTGCTGCCGCTGTTAGCAAAGTCTATGAGGACGCGATAAAGGAGGATGCGGAACAATACTTGGGATCGGACGATCCAGACAATGATAATGCTGACATGAAACCGGGGCCTACTAAAGAAAAGCCGTTACAAGTATCATTTAACTCAACGACGGGAGAGTCAGCTGGTGCCTCGAATCCTCGTGCACCACAGTTTTACCATTCTCCTTCGTCATCTTCACTACCTTGGGGTAATACTGGTTTGAACTCAACTACCCGACTAGTAAACGAACATAAAGATGGCGCCGCTGTAGGAAATAAGTTGCAAAATGTGCAAACATATGAAGAATCAGTACAAGTTAAACAAACCTCTTCTAATAAAAGGATGGGATGTGAACCCCAAGCAACCTTCTGGGAACGGATGGAATTGAGACTGTCACAGCCATCACCTGAGCTTGCCCCGTTTGACGGCGACCTAGCCAAATACCTGCGGTTTAGAGCAAATTTCCGGGACCAAGTCGAATGTAAGAAATCCCTGTCTGACAGCGAGAGACTGAACTATTTGATGTCCTACACTACGGGTAGAGCGAAGGCAGTAATCGAGAACTACAATGGGCTACCAAATGGATGTCAGTTGGCCCTTAAGGTGTTAGAGCACAGATTTGGGCAAAGTGCCATGATTGTCCAGGCCTTGAAATCGTCTGTTACCGATGGGCCAAAGATAAGACCTGGAGATAACAATGCCCTCCTAGCTTTGTTCGACAAGATTGAAAACTGTTGCTGGGCAATGACTGAGTTGCAGTCATGTGAACTTGATTGTACCACCAATTTGAGACACATCTATGATCGTTTGCCGGGTCACCTTCAAGGAAAATGGAGAAAGGCTGCGATGTCGTATCGTCAGAGATCAGGTGGAAGGGAGCCTGACCTAAAGGAGCTATCCAAGTTTGTTACTGCACAGTCGCAAATTGAGAACGACCCGGTGTACGGTAGAAAGGGTGAATCACAAACAAAGTTCAGCGTCAGCAGGAACACCAATAAAAGAGCGCCTGAGGAAAGGGCTAGCCATACGATCCCCACTCTAGCAACAGAAGTCCAAACACGAGAAAATAGAGGCAATCAGGAGGCTAGGAAATCCGTAACTCCCAGCGAGCAAGGACGTAATGGAAGCAGCCGCAATCAAGGTGAATACTGCAAGGTCTGCAAGGGAGCTCATGTTATCCTAAATTGTTCGGTATTCCTGTCTAAGGGCGTGGGTTGGCGGAGACGATTCGCAAGGTTCAAGGCTCTTTGCTACCGATGTCTGTCTCACACTCATTTGCAAAAGAACTGTCCAGAAAAGACCGGTTGTACTGAGAAGGACTGTACTCGTCCACAAGATCACCACTCGCTGTTGCATGTTTCGACAAAAAATGAGATTGAAGATGTTAGAGCCAACGCTGAGCCGAGTTCGCCCGCAGTTCCTAATTTGTCAGTGAACAATGCAACGACTGAGAATAACAGGAGGAGCTTTGTGTTGCTCAAGGTTGTTCCACTTAGAGTGACTGCTGAAAATGGGAGAACACTTACTACGTATGGCATGTTAGACTCAGCTGCTGTTAGTTCAATGATTACTTCCAATATCACGGAAAAACTGGGACTTCAAGGAGTTCCAGAGAAAGTCAGCATAAGCACTGTCACTCAAAGAGACCAGAATCTTGAATTATCCAAGGTTAAATTCCAGATCAGCTCAGTAAGCCAAGGCAGCCCGTCCTTCCCAGTGTATCACGCCTTAACAGTGAAGGGTCTAAATGTGTCGGACCGTTACTGCCCAAGCCAACTGGATTTGTCCCCTTGGTCACACCTCAGTGGTCTACAACTGCCAAATGCTGCTGTGGATGTGAACGAAGTCTCTGTGTTAGTTGGCCAAGATGTACCGCAAGTTCATATAGTTCTTGACTATTGCTGGGGGGACAAGCCACAGAGTCAGCCATACGGAATGAAGACACCCTTCGGATGGTGCGTAGCCGGGCCAACTAACGGAAAGGAGTATGAAAATAAACCTGCCGAGCTAGCAGTCTTCGAGTTCGATTGGGCTGAGGACAAGCGGGACATGGAACTGCACGAGCAAGTTGAACGGTTCTGGGCTTTAGAATCACATGGATTCAGTAATGATGGTGACACTTCTAACAGCCTTGAAGACGAGAGAGCCCTTGAAATCCTTAAGAGAACAACTGAGCTGAAGGATGGAAGGTATGAAGTTGGTCTCTTGTGGAGAAACGATAATCCTGAGTTGCCTAACAATCGTGTGCAGGCAGAGAAGCGGCTGCAGCAACTGAAACGGCGTTTCCAACGAAGTCCTGAGTTTGCCGCCCAGTACAAGACAGTCATGAATGACTACATAGTCAAAGGTTATGCAGTGAAATTGTCCGAAGAGGAAGCGGCTCGAACCAGCAGCCACACATGGTACCTTCCCCATCATGGAGTGATCAATCCGAACAAGTCTAAAGTAAGGGTGGTGTATGATGTAGCTGCACTATTTGAAGGAACTGCTCTTAATAAGGAACTGCTACAAGGCCCGCAGCTTAACAACTCGTTGGTAGGAGTATTGATGCGGTTCAGAAAGGATGAAGTAGCAGTAGCTTCGGATATAGAAAGTATGTTCCATAGAGTAGCTTGCAGAGAGGATGACACGGACGCACTCCGATTCTTGTGGTGGAGTGCCAGTCTAGACGAACCACCTAGTGACTATAAGATGACAGTACATTTGTTCGGGAAAGCAGATTCGCCATGCATCGCTGCTTGGGCATTACACCAGACTGCAGAAGATAATGAGGCTGCCTTTGGTGAAGAAATCCGTGAAATTGTCAGTAAAAATTTCTACGTCGACGATGGTTTGTTCTCGAAGCCGTCAACCGAACAAGCAGTGCATTCATCGTTAGAACTAATGAGAATGTTACGCAAAGGGAACTTTCGCCTGACTAAATTCATTTCGAATGACAAAGATGTATTGGCTGCCATTCCTGCCGAAGAAAGAACAATCAAGAATCTCGACCTTGATAAACTGCCTATAGAGAGAGCCCTCGGACAACAATGGAACATTGATACCGATACGTTTAGTGTCAAGACATCACTGCCATCAGGTCGACCCGGGAATGACACACGGCGAGGGTGTTTGTCCATACTGAGCTCTATCTTTGACCCTCTGGGTATGATTGGACCAGTCCTGTTGCCAGCGAAGAGAGTCTTACAGAGGACTTGGCAGCTAAAACTCCGTTGGGATGATAAGTTACCTGAAGAACTGTTGAAGGACTGGAATAAATGGAAGGAAGATTTGACCCTGCTAAATCATGTAAGTGTTCCGCGTTGCTATTTCCCTGGTGGCTGTTCCCTCGATGCCACGTTCCAACTGCACCATTTCAGTGATGCGTCAGAGGTCAGATATGGAACTGTCTCGTACCTGAGAAGAGAAACTGAAGACGGAAGAGTAGATAGCTCCCTAGTCATGGCAAAGAGTCGTACTGCCCCTCTACAGTTCGTGTCCGTGCCAAGGCTTGAGTTACAAGCTGCCACAATTGCCGTAAGAATGCATCGTCTGATCCTAAAGGAAATCGACCTGGCGATATCTGCTTCGTTCTTTTGGACCGATTCCAAGATAACGCTGCAGTACATCAACAACGGGACACGAAGATATAAGACATACGTTGCTAATAGAGTAGCAGAAATCAGAGATGCCTCTCAGCCGGGTCAGTGGAGACATTGTCCAGGGAGCCTCAACCCAGCTGACGAAGCGTCCCGTGGCATTCGGGCACAACGGTTGTTGACGAGCGAAAGATGGTTTAAGGGCCCTGCTTTCCTGATGAAGCCTGAAGAAGACTGGCCATGTTTTGAAATTGAGACTCTTCCCGAGGATGACCAAGAGATAAAGGACGAAAGAGCGATATTTACTCTTACTCTACCAGAGAAATTGACTGAATTGCTTGTAAAATATTCCTCCTGGACAGTGCTGCAACGAAAGATAGCCTGGCTGCTGAAATTCAAGGCGTACCTGCAGTATCGTAAAGACAAGAAAGCAGATATTGAGAAGAACCTGACCACAGCAGATTTGGAGAAAGCAACATTAACCATAGTTAAATTAGTACAAAGAGAAGTGTATGCAGAAGAAATACAAGATTTGAAGACGaaaggccatgtcaaacgttcGAGCAAGATTGTAAAGCTCCGACCCATATTGGATGACGGCGTCATGAGAGTTGGAGGTCGCATTGCCGAAGCCCCTATTGCATTCGATGCCAAATTCCCTATGATTGTCCCACCAAAGCACCATGTAGCCCAGCTGCTGATTGCAAGCTTTCACCAGAAACTATTACATGCTGGACAAAACCACATCCTTGCGCACTTGAGGGAGAAGTTTTGGATACCTAATGGAAGGTCTGCTGTACGTAAGGTTGTGAGATCGTGTATCACATGCAAGAAACAGAGAGCGGCAACCATGGAGCAGATGATGTCCGCCTTACCAGCATTTCGTACCGCAGCTTATGAGCCGTGCTTCACATATACAGGAGTAGACTACTTCGGCCCTCTGAATATTAAGAAGGGAAGATCGGTTGTTAAGAGATGGGGAGCAATATTCACGTGCATGAATTCTAGAGCAGTACATTTGGAGGTGGCCACTTCCCTCGAGTCTGACTGTTTCATTAACGTCTTTAGAAGATTTGTGAATAGAAGAGGGCCGCCCAAATTCATGTACTCCGATAATGGGACCAATTTTGTAGGCGCAGAACGCGAGATCAGACAAGCAATCGAAAATTGGAACAAACTTCAAATCAAAGACGAACTCCTGCAGAGAGGGTGCCAATGGGTGTTCCAGCCACCTAAGGCTTCTCATGCCAGTGGGGTATGGGAAAGACTGATTCGTAGCACTCGAACTGCCCTGAAAGCGACGCTCGGAGAAAGTCTAGTGGAAGAAGACGTACTGGCGACTGTCCTAACAGAAGTGGAGGCAACCCTTAATTCCAGACCTCTTTGTGCCATTTCAGACGACCCGAATGACCTTCAGCCATTAACACCAAACCACCTGCTGTTGCAGAGAACAGTAAGCACCTTACCGCCTGGAACCTTTGTGAAAGAAGATATACTGTTGAGAAAGAAATGGAGACAAACGCAAGTATTGGCTGACCATTTCTGGAAACGTTGGTTGAAGGAGTATGTTCCAGCTCTACAGGAGAGACAAAAATGGCACAGACCTCGACGAAACGCGCAAGTCGGAGACCTAGTACTTCTAGTGGATCAAGACCTACCCAGGGGAAAGTGGCATTTGGGCCGTATTGTCAGGGTGATTCGCGGAAGAGATGGGCTCGTGCGAACAGTTGAAGTGAAGACAGGATCTTCCTCGTCGTTGCTGCGACCCATACAGAAACTCTGTCTGTTAGAGGAAGCAGAGAACCTGTACCGTGATTAAGGCTGATTAGGACGAAGAATTGGAcattgtcgttgttgttgctaCTAATTGACTTCactgatagtttttttttttttttctttgtttttctttttgggaaCTCACGCCTAGCTTAAATTTTTGAATGCTTCACTAGGTTGCGCATGGGGCAGGGTGTTGCGGCTGGGTTCCCTGTGTTTTTTGCCTTGGTATTTTCCCGCCGTTTTTTAGAACCATATAAGTCTAGCTGTGCGAAGTTACTCGATATGTCATTTGTTTTGGAGCGATTCACTCGAAGTAACGGCGACGTTTTCAAGGTCTTGATGGTCTTGGGCTGACTTGAACAGCATGTATCTTCCTGTTTTGTACGGACTGATTGGTGTGTCCAAATAAAAAGCGTTAACGCCAGTTTACTAGTGAATTTCCTTCTACAGCAAGTATCAGTCCTAGAATTTTTTAACGACTGGAAAATTTCTCGTCAGACGCCCGCCCTTGAGATTTCTGTGAATGCTCCCAAAATTTCCCCAATTCCAGAGAggttgatatatatataaccgTGGAACGAACGCAAATATCAGAGATGAGTGGAATGAAATACTGAGGATTTCGCAAAATGAACGAGCTGAATTCGATTCAATAagattttttttactatttataCGAGTTCAAAAAGTGTCAAGGAGCGAGAAATCATCATAAGCACGATTCATTCGTCGAATAATCATGATTTTCCGCATTGCAATATAAAAATGCTGTCAGTGTCGCCAGTTATATTTCGAGAGGTTGGTGGTGTAACATAAGGAAAAGAATAAGTTGAAGGATGGAATGACAGTTAAATTATCACTGATTACTTCGTGTTGAAAAGCAGAACAGAAGAGTCAATTCGCATGAGAATCCAGCAATATTAATTGAAAGGTTTTTGTAAAACACAAAGGAATATGTCCAATTGTACTGCTCTCTAACATCTGTACAGTTGCCCAAACGAAATTGCGACATTTGTGTCACGGGTGTATGTTATTGCAATCGAGTATCGCAACACTCATTCATCAAGAAATACAAAAGAACTAGATATCACCGTTTCTAGTAGAACGGAAACAACTAATTCTGGATTTATCCTGATACATCCTCATATAAAAAAAGTCATGAATTCTAATGTGTTCTTCATGAGATCACGCTTCTGTTAAATTCGAAGTGACCAAGGTGGAAAATTAAATTGGTCCATGCGAAAAGAAACACCTCAAGGTTGCCGAAGATACTTACAAAGAGAATGTATGGATTGGCAAATCGTCCAACTTTGGGAAAGATGTCAGGGCGCTGCATATGAGTTCCACGTTAGTCTCGTTCTGTGAAGGAACACAACGGCATTTATTCGGACACGTGGATCCCCTAGTGTGCACGACGACTAAGAGAGTGATCAGGGCCGAACCAAACATAGTAGCTGGTCGACGAAAATAGTCACTCTTGCTGCGGTGTGGCAGTTTAAAGCCTGCAAGTTAACAAGGGGCATGAGATGAGCAAACCATCAGTAATGAAAGAGAAGCATGCGTGATTGCTACTCGATATGCAAGAAATTTGATCACTTTGAGTTAAGTCACGAGgaggtaaatattattttaaataaatcatGTCTAATGCGAGTGCCTTGTTATTCGCAGACAGCTGCGACCGGATCACTGTGCTTTCGAACCCGGATAAGAAAGTTTAATCCCAGCTGAAGAATTTACTGGACGTTCTTAATCAGTGATATCACACAAAGCTTTGCGTCTAAAGATAAGCGCACTAATAgataatatttgaaaaacatagCAAAATGGCACGTCTTCGCCAGGGAACTCAAGATATCTTGCATCCATAAACGTTGAAAGAACAACTTAGCCAAAACTTTCATATACAAAATAGATTCGATTTTGATCAGAAGCGAACGCTTAAAGAGACATTGTACATGTCACTGGGCAATGTCACACAATTGGACTCGATTTCATTTATCAAATAGCATGTGGAAATGGTTGAAATCTAAATGATCTGGCAGTTGTCGAAgggtgtttcatcagatatccaacctctgagaagtgggttgaaaaaacgaggcgcatctgagtttttttaaaccaacttcTGAGTATTTGGATATCTGTGATGAAACACTAttccttgtgtttgatgtaGCAacctttttttcgttttctgttCTCTGGTGCATTCTGTGGACCAAACTTCCTAGAAAGAAGTTTGTggaggatgttactaataccgggaacgggagtctgggaacaagtgtacagcggcaacccgcttgagaattcaaaatggcggtcaaaacaaaagaaaggctcgtagagaaacaatttgggtaaaggtgagtttccaccggctgtgcccccagatggccagtacgttattgtaacagcagagtccgattagcacagaGATAAACAGAGCATGTAATGgcacctgagtagaaaatcgagtcggacgtcaatgtcgctgcccagttgaattttgagaaacgtttggcgggcccaggcgagccccgccgatttaatagtgagaatcggacttaaagttgcggctttttcgttgatttgtcagatgtttgctgCATTTCGCAGgaattgatggtgtgatttctatccttgtttttagcgcgataaatgtataaatttggggctcggccttttctctcatgcatgtttttttgtaatccgtctttgtagtgtatatgtcatccgtttgtttagccgatgttcaagatttttggatcctgctttggatagtatttttcactatctgtatcatgatcactgcctgtcttgaggtttcaaacagtcatttacaactcttggatgttattgtttagttatctatggctgattatttttgatctcctacttcttcatacatgttttcctttggatgttggtggaagtgggagactacacagaaacttaaataaaaaaataagaagtattttatgtgtgttaccatcaacaacatgacaaagggaaacattgtatttgtcatacctgtaaggataaattattgcagaaccaggcaatatgtttgaagcaaatgctaaattaccaactggtactttaagagactatggacttggggtcttctttgccatatttcccaagagctaagtttatcggccaacactgtagttctcaaacaaggaaagctacagcatgctgctgtttacattatcaaatttagaatgacattgatcaaaacagaatacttaatgacatgtatactgcaaaacatccctgtataaatgatctggtatactgtataaatgatctggtatacagctatatatcttacatgactattatatattcaattggttgcaatcataatttctgaggtgacctgagaaggtggtatgcagactgtttttggcaagatatttaacattcaatgtaaaaatgtttaaatcattacatgatcactgtgttgttgaacacaagacttgcaataaataatacattttagttaaactgccagatacttcaaatgacctgcattgcatagttctgggaaaagaggtgagaacatgagatgaaaccatgagctattaattcataattggtaattcactatggtaggtaatcttccagtttaacaaaatataaattgcaaccaatataatatttacaggtgaacttaatgttggcgtctgactctaggatagtttttttgtgcaatttttttttaatatagaatattattatcgtcattattttgtgcctgcctttgcaattcagttaaacatattttggaattcaattattttcaaggagaagaaggtcagctttttcactattatcaaatgctactccaatcggtgtgtacaaaatgcagattgcagactgcacacaggcggtgttggactgtcgttcctcgaccgattaatatttctgcactcatgatgagaatcaaacgaaacttttctaggagttgctagtgtaatatctaggccagctacttgcctagtctcaattgcaggtaagcatttttttgtgtgtgtcaatggaagtcgtgctaagttgaaaacttttgtttagcacacgcgcttgacattcgattctattttctactcaggcgccattacatgctttgtttatcccagtactaatcggactctgctcttacaagaacgtactggccatctgggggcacagccggtggaaactcaccttaacccaaattgtttctcttcgagccttttcttttgtcttgaccgccattttgaactctcaagagggttgccaatgtacacttgttcccagactcccgttcccggttcccggttccccgttcctggtattagtaacatccgttTGTGGATAAATGGATAAATTGTAACACAAATTTTGCCGATAATAATCTTCCAGCATTGAAGTCAAACTAATATGGgggaaaaaacttgaaaagGGCAATCGAGTGCGCAGTGACAAAAAATTGATTGTCAAACAGCCTCCGTCCGGAAAATAATCCCTTTCCTTGAGTAAGGTGAAAACGTTGGGAATTTGAAACATAAGCCCCCCCTGGTAACTTAAATCAGCTGCTAAAATAATAGAAATTTTGCAAACGATTATACAAAATTACTTCTTCCTCTGGCCAAAGTTCGAAAATAAAAAATGGAGAAATGTATATATCGCCTGCCCTCTAGCGCTTAATTGGACTCGATCATTTTGGTGCAACGAGAAACTCAATATCGATCCTTCTTTATTTTTAGTAGTTCGGATGAATATGAAAAGTTCGTTGAAAGTAAGCGACAAACAGAGTATTATTGAGAAACCACAAAGACATTGCAGCTCTCTTAACATGTACATTATTTACATCAAAAAGAGATATAAAAAAGTTGTACCTTGATTAAACAGCCAAAGTCAACTGAGAGTTTTCCTTGCTTTTGTCAACCCTTTGTATCTTCTTATTCAAGCGTTATTGTCTTCTCCCCGGAGAATAAGAAATATCTGCCGGGTAAAGAATTCGTTTGCATAAAATATCGTCGATGGCAgattaaaaacttaaatatgaaATTATTGTAACAAAGAAGAAGCCTTGTAAGACCAGCCGCCTTGAATTAACACGTACTGCAGGTAAGGTTCCAAAAGTGCATCCTGCTCTTCAAAAAAGCTGAAATAAAGAATAAATCATCCTTCTTCTGTTTAAATGTTGGAGGCACGtttaaagaaacaaagcaaaccTTATATTCTTCTCCGCCTTTCTTTCTCTCCAAAATACGATTTTGACGCGTTGTTTTCTTTCCCAGACAACAGCTGGTGAGAACAACGAATATTGTCACCAATTTCGTTCGTTTAAACCAACTGTAACGCAGGGACAGCTACGATGCTAATGTTTCCTAATTGATTCCAGCAGTGCCTTGTGACCGTCAAAAAACGTGGACATTAATAAAACTAGCTTTCTGCCGGCTAAGTAACCTAGCAAGACCGTAGAGGGCAAATTTATAAGCCACACAGAAGTTCAATGACATTCAGGATTGTTCATCTATTTGATCTATTCATTTCCTAACTCTCTAGAGATCTCTGATTACATTAGTTGAGATGCAGTTTTTTCAAACCATTTACcaaaccccccaaaaaaatggctgcaggcttgaaattttgcattgtAATTGGCttcctttaatttttaaaattcgttaggcccggttcagacgccgctccactcatgtgccgaacctaattgatgaatgaagtccggcaaaagagcggcgtctgaatcaattcggtacggcagttttaattcggtgcggcaacgttgttaagttcgacaaggtctgctgcattattcgacactggagcggcaactgattcatacggtgctcttcccatgtgccgaaccaaatgcattaattatgacaatgtacaatcttcccatgatgtactcctacattaggttcgacacacagtacgccgtctgaatcagctgtcgtgccaatgtcgctccaaagtcgaacctaattccattaggttcggcacatgagtggagcggcgtctgaaccgggccttagacTGAAGTTTTAAAATTGCGTCAGGGTTCGTTTTCACAGCGACGCAGGCATCAAGTAAAACAGAATATAACTTTGCTCAAGGCGATAAGCGCAGCAACAAATTAATGCCTCAG
Coding sequences:
- the LOC136889441 gene encoding uncharacterized protein gives rise to the protein MANAEQQIRDEERERNSTKSSVKSKISKASRASTTSSRARALEAKAKEVELRARIAQLDHVETAKREAERTRLTAECAIAAAVSKVYEDAIKEDAEQYLGSDDPDNDNADMKPGPTKEKPLQVSFNSTTGESAGASNPRAPQFYHSPSSSSLPWGNTGLNSTTRLVNEHKDGAAVGNKLQNVQTYEESVQVKQTSSNKRMGCEPQATFWERMELRLSQPSPELAPFDGDLAKYLRFRANFRDQVECKKSLSDSERLNYLMSYTTGRAKAVIENYNGLPNGCQLALKVLEHRFGQSAMIVQALKSSVTDGPKIRPGDNNALLALFDKIENCCWAMTELQSCELDCTTNLRHIYDRLPGHLQGKWRKAAMSYRQRSGGREPDLKELSKFVTAQSQIENDPVYGRKGESQTKFSVSRNTNKRAPEERASHTIPTLATEVQTRENRGNQEARKSVTPSEQGRNGSSRNQGEYCKVCKGAHVILNCSVFLSKGVGWRRRFARFKALCYRCLSHTHLQKNCPEKTGCTEKDCTRPQDHHSLLHVSTKNEIEDVRANAEPSSPAVPNLSVNNATTENNRRSFVLLKVVPLRVTAENGRTLTTYGMLDSAAVSSMITSNITEKLGLQGVPEKVSISTVTQRDQNLELSKVKFQISSVSQGSPSFPVYHALTVKGLNVSDRYCPSQLDLSPWSHLSGLQLPNAAVDVNEVSVLVGQDVPQVHIVLDYCWGDKPQSQPYGMKTPFGWCVAGPTNGKEYENKPAELAVFEFDWAEDKRDMELHEQVERFWALESHGFSNDGDTSNSLEDERALEILKRTTELKDGRYEVGLLWRNDNPELPNNRVQAEKRLQQLKRRFQRSPEFAAQYKTVMNDYIVKGYAVKLSEEEAARTSSHTWYLPHHGVINPNKSKVRVVYDVAALFEGTALNKELLQGPQLNNSLVGVLMRFRKDEVAVASDIESMFHRVACREDDTDALRFLWWSASLDEPPSDYKMTVHLFGKADSPCIAAWALHQTAEDNEAAFGEEIREIVSKNFYVDDGLFSKPSTEQAVHSSLELMRMLRKGNFRLTKFISNDKDVLAAIPAEERTIKNLDLDKLPIERALGQQWNIDTDTFSVKTSLPSGRPGNDTRRGCLSILSSIFDPLGMIGPVLLPAKRVLQRTWQLKLRWDDKLPEELLKDWNKWKEDLTLLNHVSVPRCYFPGGCSLDATFQLHHFSDASEVRYGTVSYLRRETEDGRVDSSLVMAKSRTAPLQFVSVPRLELQAATIAVRMHRLILKEIDLAISASFFWTDSKITLQYINNGTRRYKTYVANRVAEIRDASQPGQWRHCPGSLNPADEASRGIRAQRLLTSERWFKGPAFLMKPEEDWPCFEIETLPEDDQEIKDERAIFTLTLPEKLTELLVKYSSWTVLQRKIAWLLKFKAYLQYRKDKKADIEKNLTTADLEKATLTIVKLVQREVYAEEIQDLKTKGHVKRSSKIVKLRPILDDGVMRVGGRIAEAPIAFDAKFPMIVPPKHHVAQLLIASFHQKLLHAGQNHILAHLREKFWIPNGRSAVRKVVRSCITCKKQRAATMEQMMSALPAFRTAAYEPCFTYTGVDYFGPLNIKKGRSVVKRWGAIFTCMNSRAVHLEVATSLESDCFINVFRRFVNRRGPPKFMYSDNGTNFVGAEREIRQAIENWNKLQIKDELLQRGCQWVFQPPKASHASGVWERLIRSTRTALKATLGESLVEEDVLATVLTEVEATLNSRPLCAISDDPNDLQPLTPNHLLLQRTVSTLPPGTFVKEDILLRKKWRQTQVLADHFWKRWLKEYVPALQERQKWHRPRRNAQVGDLVLLVDQDLPRGKWHLGRIVRVIRGRDGLVRTVEVKTGSSSSLLRPIQKLCLLEEAENLYRD